The following proteins are encoded in a genomic region of Thermococcus henrietii:
- a CDS encoding PEGA domain-containing protein, translated as MEKVKRLLLISLLILGVLPGVTASNQTPNYGVLTVTGSVEKVSIPGVGVFQTPVTLILPAGNYTVLAEGKVELEARVFLNSSKHIIIEFHDTEASKLVNGNTTILGVKVTYDQWKNYPKLNGTPSLGLIGGCGGSWSPFYYTDKPLPLTLEDVWDDVAKLEINGTVIPCYLRGTREDISGKLEYIFYEIIGSFGTSGLALKNASFITPLSEVSVSSDLKYVQGYVFNVSASSMVVPFKLILPVIPRDVYNVRGVSEEGDVITIKHIPKIDTYNLSVGINHTLLTAVIKLAPHERYSIHYNLKPAVDLIQVTEEPVELYKLTITTKPEGARFVITNGSLRVEGTSPASLYLPWGKYTITAFANGSGAVESFSVPGTGRLNLTLKPLPARLTFNVSPENASVFVNGRFVENDSVELPPGEYVINVTAAGYVPKSVNVVLAPNESKTLTVTLKHLPVLFITTKPTGASVTVGNRTCESPCRVVLFPGKYLVRASLKGYENGTAVVYLEDGDVKNVSITLEPIVERAGNVSTSTSVMTATLVPGSQGRTETSSWGAEAGSARGDSVLPKVLALAGVVAVVSIVLKRR; from the coding sequence GTGGAGAAGGTGAAGAGGTTGTTGCTTATCAGCCTCCTCATCCTTGGAGTCCTTCCCGGCGTCACGGCCAGCAACCAAACTCCAAATTATGGTGTTTTGACCGTCACTGGTAGTGTGGAGAAGGTTAGCATTCCCGGGGTTGGAGTCTTCCAAACTCCAGTGACGCTCATCCTTCCGGCCGGCAACTACACGGTGCTGGCAGAGGGGAAAGTCGAGCTTGAAGCGAGAGTGTTCCTCAACTCATCCAAACACATAATTATTGAATTCCATGATACAGAGGCAAGCAAACTCGTTAACGGGAACACCACAATCCTTGGCGTTAAAGTAACTTACGACCAATGGAAGAACTACCCAAAACTCAACGGCACGCCGAGCCTCGGGTTAATAGGCGGATGTGGAGGAAGTTGGAGCCCATTCTATTACACTGACAAACCCCTCCCCCTGACCCTTGAGGATGTTTGGGATGATGTTGCAAAGCTTGAAATCAACGGCACGGTGATACCCTGTTATCTTCGGGGTACTAGGGAGGATATAAGTGGAAAATTAGAGTACATCTTCTACGAGATTATCGGGTCCTTCGGAACTAGTGGGCTGGCGCTCAAGAATGCGAGCTTTATAACGCCTCTTTCTGAAGTCAGCGTCTCATCAGACTTAAAGTACGTTCAGGGGTACGTGTTCAACGTCAGTGCCTCCTCGATGGTTGTGCCTTTCAAGTTAATTCTCCCGGTTATTCCTCGAGACGTTTACAACGTGAGGGGTGTGAGTGAGGAAGGCGATGTTATAACGATTAAGCACATTCCGAAAATTGACACTTACAATCTCAGCGTTGGAATCAACCACACTCTCTTAACCGCCGTCATTAAACTCGCCCCCCACGAGAGGTACTCCATCCACTACAACCTCAAACCCGCGGTGGACCTTATACAAGTCACGGAGGAGCCCGTTGAGCTTTACAAACTCACCATCACCACGAAACCCGAGGGCGCCAGGTTCGTAATCACGAACGGCTCCCTCAGGGTGGAGGGAACGAGCCCCGCATCGCTCTACCTTCCCTGGGGCAAATACACGATTACCGCGTTTGCCAACGGTAGCGGTGCCGTTGAGAGCTTTTCAGTCCCTGGAACGGGAAGGCTCAACCTTACTCTGAAGCCCCTGCCGGCGAGGCTTACTTTTAACGTGAGTCCTGAGAATGCTTCCGTCTTCGTGAATGGAAGGTTCGTTGAAAACGATAGTGTTGAACTCCCACCAGGGGAGTATGTGATTAACGTTACAGCGGCTGGTTACGTACCGAAGAGTGTTAACGTAGTTCTCGCACCTAACGAGAGTAAAACCCTCACCGTGACCTTAAAGCACTTGCCCGTGCTTTTCATCACGACGAAACCGACCGGGGCCTCCGTTACCGTCGGGAACAGGACGTGTGAGAGCCCGTGTAGGGTTGTCTTGTTCCCGGGCAAGTATCTTGTCAGGGCATCGTTGAAAGGTTATGAGAACGGTACTGCGGTGGTTTATCTTGAGGATGGTGATGTTAAAAACGTCTCAATAACCCTTGAACCTATTGTGGAGAGGGCTGGGAATGTTTCAACCTCTACGTCGGTAATGACTGCGACTTTGGTTCCTGGTTCTCAGGGCAGAACGGAGACGTCCTCCTGGGGGGCGGAAGCGGGTTCCGCGCGCGGGGATTCGGTCCTTCCAAAGGTGCTCGCCCTCGCCGGGGTAGTCGCGGTTGTCTCCATTGTCCTCAAGCGGAGGTGA
- a CDS encoding ABC transporter permease, producing MKTVRKQLVWELEDPYVSLIFIFSFILLAVTFYTELFKINTAFMPMGLNRATVDYYGAKTLATLFPGLSKEAFVVFSFTGVILASFLMRYDRDTGVARSVYSLPMRNYEGVLAKFLAVFIVLFISAFSAAFFAYLYAYGDSPRMIVRGLFGQRYFLLHLLYWFEATFYVSSVSSLIALLCPTTFASILGGIAVMYVPGVLGWGFLPPDVLNSALIKAYFLFGEPGERVSTFFNRTFYAGLFLPLVAISLALIISEWRDVA from the coding sequence ATGAAAACTGTGAGGAAACAGCTGGTGTGGGAGCTCGAAGACCCCTACGTCTCCTTAATCTTCATATTCAGCTTTATCTTGCTTGCAGTAACGTTCTACACGGAGCTCTTTAAAATCAACACTGCGTTCATGCCGATGGGTCTCAATCGGGCTACCGTTGATTACTACGGGGCTAAAACCCTTGCGACGCTGTTTCCTGGACTTTCAAAGGAGGCCTTTGTCGTGTTCTCCTTTACTGGGGTCATTCTTGCGTCCTTCCTCATGAGGTATGACCGGGACACTGGTGTGGCGCGAAGCGTGTACTCACTTCCTATGAGGAACTACGAGGGTGTTCTCGCCAAGTTCCTCGCCGTTTTCATAGTGCTCTTCATCTCAGCTTTCTCAGCCGCGTTCTTTGCGTACCTCTACGCTTATGGTGACAGTCCGAGGATGATTGTGCGGGGTCTCTTTGGTCAGCGCTACTTTCTCCTTCACCTGCTCTACTGGTTTGAGGCAACGTTTTACGTCTCCTCCGTCTCGTCGCTTATAGCTCTTCTCTGCCCCACGACGTTTGCTTCCATCCTTGGGGGGATTGCGGTTATGTACGTTCCCGGTGTTTTGGGCTGGGGGTTTCTTCCGCCGGATGTTCTCAACAGTGCGCTTATAAAGGCCTATTTTCTCTTCGGTGAGCCGGGCGAAAGGGTTAGCACCTTCTTCAACAGAACGTTTTACGCGGGTCTGTTCCTTCCGCTCGTGGCCATTTCTCTCGCTCTCATTATCAGTGAGTGGAGGGATGTTGCATGA
- a CDS encoding ABC transporter ATP-binding protein yields MIVAENLTKRFGKLVALEGVSVEIGRGFTLILGPNGGGKSTFLNLCAGLYRPSSGRIEVLGESPWSNRRVKGRLGVSFDPPALPRHRTGREWLEYVVRFRGSDNVDEVAELFSVKEFLDRRIGEYSAGMRKRLSLAQAFLGGPELVLLDEPLANLDFRGIREVAGVLGELKEGGLNIVAVSHVWRPLVGFADEVIVIAAGKVTLQGTPEEIIPQIEEI; encoded by the coding sequence ATGATAGTTGCTGAGAACCTTACGAAGCGTTTCGGAAAGCTGGTTGCTTTGGAGGGCGTGAGTGTGGAGATTGGGAGGGGCTTCACCCTTATCTTGGGTCCGAATGGGGGTGGGAAGAGTACCTTCTTGAACCTGTGCGCGGGCCTTTATAGGCCGAGTTCTGGGAGGATTGAGGTGCTTGGTGAGTCTCCGTGGAGTAACCGGCGCGTTAAGGGTAGGCTTGGGGTTTCGTTCGACCCGCCGGCGTTGCCAAGGCACAGGACTGGGAGGGAGTGGCTTGAGTACGTTGTCCGGTTCAGGGGGAGCGACAACGTGGATGAGGTGGCGGAGCTCTTTTCCGTGAAGGAGTTCTTGGACAGGAGGATAGGTGAATACTCAGCTGGAATGAGGAAGAGGCTTTCTCTGGCGCAGGCGTTTCTTGGGGGACCTGAGCTGGTTCTGCTTGATGAGCCTCTTGCGAATCTGGATTTCAGGGGTATTCGTGAGGTTGCGGGGGTTTTGGGGGAGCTTAAGGAGGGGGGTCTTAATATTGTTGCGGTTTCGCATGTGTGGCGTCCTTTGGTGGGGTTTGCTGATGAAGTCATCGTCATCGCCGCGGGGAAAGTGACACTACAAGGAACCCCAGAAGAAATAATCCCACAAATAGAGGAGATTTAA
- a CDS encoding DmpA family aminopeptidase, with protein MKASELGIKIGVYEHGKRNSIADLGVKVGHATLIEGEEVRTGVTVLLPPVKNPYKDRLFASTFVMNGFSKPIGFVQVDELGYIETPIALTNTLSVYTVASTVVKHMIELNPDLKSVSPVVMECNDSYLNNIRKMAVKEEHYFEAVRNASLDFEEGAVGAGTGMSAFEFKGGIGSSSRVVEVGGESYTVASLVLANFGKREDLTIAGVPVGLELKDYPGRGTVGKGSISMIVATDAPLTARQLRRLAKRAVVGLARTGGYAYHGSGDVVLAFSTAQTVPFDKEPHPISFLPDNALSRLFKATAEATEEAIINALLQAKTVEGNGHVRYALPVEKLLEIMERYGRLSH; from the coding sequence ATGAAGGCCTCCGAGCTGGGAATCAAAATCGGCGTTTACGAACACGGGAAGAGGAACTCGATAGCGGATTTAGGAGTTAAGGTCGGCCACGCGACGCTCATCGAAGGGGAGGAGGTGAGAACCGGTGTGACTGTTCTTCTGCCACCGGTCAAAAACCCATACAAAGATAGGCTCTTTGCCTCGACTTTCGTCATGAACGGCTTCTCCAAGCCGATAGGCTTCGTTCAGGTTGACGAGCTCGGCTACATCGAGACGCCGATAGCGTTAACCAACACGCTGAGCGTCTACACGGTCGCGAGCACGGTTGTGAAGCACATGATTGAGCTGAATCCCGATTTGAAGAGCGTTTCCCCGGTCGTCATGGAGTGCAACGACTCCTACCTCAACAACATCAGGAAGATGGCCGTTAAGGAGGAGCACTACTTCGAGGCCGTCAGAAACGCCTCGCTAGACTTCGAGGAAGGGGCAGTTGGAGCGGGAACCGGAATGAGCGCTTTCGAGTTCAAGGGTGGAATAGGCTCGTCTTCCAGGGTGGTTGAGGTAGGCGGCGAGAGCTATACGGTCGCCTCGCTCGTCCTTGCGAACTTCGGAAAACGGGAGGACCTGACCATAGCTGGAGTTCCGGTCGGCCTCGAGCTGAAGGACTATCCGGGGAGGGGAACGGTGGGAAAGGGTAGCATCTCGATGATCGTTGCAACGGACGCCCCCCTGACGGCGAGGCAGCTGAGAAGGCTCGCGAAGAGGGCAGTTGTTGGCCTCGCGAGAACCGGTGGCTACGCCTACCACGGCAGTGGCGACGTCGTCTTAGCTTTCTCGACCGCTCAGACCGTTCCCTTCGACAAGGAGCCACACCCGATAAGCTTCCTGCCAGACAACGCCCTCAGCAGGCTCTTCAAGGCAACGGCGGAGGCGACGGAAGAGGCGATAATCAACGCCCTTCTGCAGGCGAAAACCGTCGAGGGCAACGGCCACGTGAGGTACGCTCTGCCGGTCGAGAAACTGCTCGAGATAATGGAAAGGTACGGGAGGCTTTCCCATTAA
- a CDS encoding ABC transporter permease, giving the protein MRFKAGYVVLVIPLAFLLVFFYLPMVHILKLGLWDNGPTLKFLSAVLGNSYHRWVIRFTIGQALASTALTLIIGLPGAYIFAKYDFPGKRVIKAILTVPFVMPGIMVALGFILLFGKDGFIAHLIGRDPGIIYTWKAILLAHAFYNFPIVVRMVSSLWQRVNPHYEEMARTLGARGFKLFWKVTLPLISPAIFASAMLTFVFCFLSFSLPLILGGYRYVTMEVDIFSTVMTLLDFRTGSALAVIQITLSALFMYLYLRSLDAYSKREEQRVLQRPQKLGPGDLLSLKGLGIILYSALVFVFIVAPLLAIVYDSLLFNGHLSLENYRRVFSPEYNPMFGVSTLGAIKNSLLFGFTTVVISILVALPLAYLLNRWDFRGKRVLDVLVMLPLASSPVTVALGYIMVFQSTPLYYTFWIVAIAHSIIAYPFVFRSLSTGLAKIRRNLREAALTLGANEWKAFLRVELPLALGSLIVGAIFAFAMSIAELGATYMLAPPEYTTMSLAVYKFLGARHFGSASALSVILMVVSAIGFLIIEKVGEEVW; this is encoded by the coding sequence ATGAGGTTCAAGGCCGGTTACGTTGTCCTTGTCATCCCGCTGGCGTTCCTGCTGGTCTTCTTCTACCTGCCTATGGTGCATATTCTAAAGCTGGGCCTCTGGGATAACGGCCCGACGCTGAAGTTCCTCTCGGCAGTCCTCGGCAACTCCTACCACCGCTGGGTTATACGCTTTACAATCGGCCAGGCGCTCGCCTCGACCGCTCTTACGCTCATCATTGGCCTCCCCGGGGCGTACATATTCGCCAAGTACGACTTTCCGGGCAAGAGGGTAATCAAGGCCATTCTGACAGTTCCTTTCGTGATGCCCGGAATAATGGTTGCCCTTGGCTTCATCCTGCTCTTCGGAAAGGACGGCTTCATAGCCCACCTAATCGGACGCGACCCGGGGATAATCTATACATGGAAGGCCATACTCCTCGCCCACGCCTTTTACAACTTCCCGATAGTGGTTAGGATGGTCTCGTCGCTCTGGCAACGCGTTAATCCCCACTACGAGGAGATGGCCAGGACGCTCGGAGCGCGGGGCTTCAAGCTTTTCTGGAAGGTAACCCTACCCCTAATTTCGCCCGCAATCTTTGCCTCCGCAATGCTCACCTTTGTCTTCTGCTTCCTGAGCTTCTCACTCCCTCTAATCCTCGGTGGCTACCGGTACGTGACCATGGAGGTGGACATCTTCTCGACCGTCATGACCCTCCTTGACTTCCGGACCGGCTCCGCTCTGGCGGTGATTCAGATAACGCTGAGCGCCCTCTTCATGTACCTCTACCTCCGTTCCCTCGACGCCTACTCGAAAAGGGAGGAGCAGAGGGTCCTTCAGAGGCCCCAGAAGCTCGGGCCGGGGGACTTACTCAGTCTCAAGGGGCTGGGTATAATCCTTTATTCCGCCCTCGTGTTCGTCTTTATCGTCGCCCCCCTGCTGGCAATAGTTTACGACTCCCTTCTCTTCAACGGTCACCTAAGCCTTGAGAACTACCGCAGGGTCTTCTCGCCGGAGTACAACCCGATGTTCGGCGTCTCGACCCTCGGTGCGATAAAGAACTCCCTCCTCTTCGGTTTCACTACCGTTGTAATCTCGATTCTCGTCGCGCTTCCGCTCGCTTACCTGCTGAACCGCTGGGACTTCCGGGGAAAGCGCGTTCTCGACGTTCTCGTCATGCTACCCCTTGCGAGCTCCCCCGTAACGGTCGCGCTCGGCTACATAATGGTCTTCCAGTCAACGCCCCTCTACTACACCTTCTGGATTGTGGCGATAGCCCACTCCATCATAGCCTACCCCTTCGTCTTCCGCTCCCTATCAACAGGACTTGCCAAGATAAGGCGGAACCTGCGCGAGGCCGCCTTGACGCTCGGAGCCAACGAGTGGAAGGCCTTCCTGAGGGTGGAACTGCCACTGGCCCTTGGAAGCCTCATCGTCGGGGCAATCTTCGCCTTCGCGATGAGCATAGCCGAGCTGGGAGCGACTTACATGCTCGCCCCGCCGGAGTACACCACGATGAGCCTCGCCGTTTACAAGTTCCTTGGCGCGAGGCACTTCGGGAGCGCCTCTGCCCTCTCGGTCATCCTGATGGTAGTGTCGGCAATAGGATTCCTAATAATAGAAAAGGTCGGTGAGGAGGTATGGTGA
- a CDS encoding ABC transporter ATP-binding protein: MVNVELRNVSKRWDGFELRVDLSVKDGEFLTLLGPSGCGKTTTLRIIAGLEKPDSGRVLFDGNDVTDLEPNERNIGIVFQDYALFPHMTVFKNIAFGLEMRKLPRGEIERRVRWALELVGLSGLENRYPEQLSGGQQQRVALARALVIEPEVLLLDEPLSNLDAKIRERLRSEIRRIQRELGITTVYVTHDQEEAMAVSDRIAVMNVGRIEQVGEPLELYYKPRTEFVARFLGTSNILELEAENGVARLGNLEFSVGVDGKVKVFFRPESVLITEGEDATVTGYELLPGRMRLYLDVEGHTIIAERPLPDLPFEPNRVPLRVGLLVRSFSLLTL, encoded by the coding sequence ATGGTGAACGTTGAGCTCAGGAACGTAAGCAAGCGCTGGGACGGCTTTGAGCTTCGCGTTGACCTCTCCGTGAAGGATGGCGAGTTCCTGACGTTGCTCGGCCCGAGTGGCTGTGGGAAAACGACGACGCTGAGGATTATAGCGGGCCTTGAAAAGCCAGACTCAGGGAGGGTTCTCTTTGACGGTAACGACGTTACGGACCTCGAGCCCAACGAGAGGAACATCGGCATAGTCTTTCAGGACTACGCGCTCTTTCCCCACATGACGGTCTTCAAGAACATCGCCTTCGGACTGGAGATGAGGAAGCTCCCGAGGGGAGAGATAGAGAGACGGGTTCGGTGGGCCCTCGAACTCGTTGGCCTCTCCGGCCTCGAAAACCGCTATCCTGAGCAGTTGAGCGGCGGACAGCAACAGCGCGTTGCCCTCGCGAGGGCCCTGGTGATTGAGCCGGAAGTTCTGCTTCTGGACGAGCCCCTCAGCAACCTCGACGCGAAGATAAGGGAGCGCCTCCGCTCCGAGATAAGGCGGATTCAGCGCGAGCTCGGAATAACGACGGTCTACGTCACCCACGACCAGGAGGAGGCGATGGCGGTTAGCGATAGGATAGCGGTTATGAACGTCGGAAGAATCGAGCAGGTAGGTGAGCCCCTTGAGCTCTACTACAAACCCAGGACGGAGTTCGTGGCGCGCTTCCTCGGAACGAGCAACATCCTTGAGCTCGAAGCCGAGAACGGCGTGGCGAGGCTTGGAAACCTTGAGTTCTCTGTTGGTGTTGATGGAAAAGTTAAGGTGTTCTTCAGGCCTGAAAGTGTGTTGATAACGGAGGGTGAGGATGCCACTGTTACCGGTTACGAACTCCTTCCGGGGAGGATGAGGCTTTACCTTGACGTTGAGGGTCATACAATCATAGCGGAGCGCCCACTGCCGGACTTGCCCTTTGAGCCAAACCGCGTTCCTCTGCGAGTGGGCCTCCTCGTAAGGTCCTTCTCCCTCCTCACATTATAA
- a CDS encoding NCS2 family permease has protein sequence MEWFERYFEFDRYGTNMKTEVLAGITTFMTMAYILFVNPQILSVAMGKGAFDSLVTVTALSAGITTIIMALYAKKPFALAPGMGLNGYFTYSVVKGMGYDWRVALAAVFVEGIIFIILTLTKVRSAIIHAIPMSQKYAVGAGIGLFLTFIGLNDVGLITAATHNGVLDFTGMHYAALATKAGVLFFFGLFLTGVLIAMRIKGALLISILTTSILGWITGAAPWPHHLFSAPTVSYTFMKLDFRGLLNVGAIGVVFAFFMVDFFDTIGTVTGLSAKAGYLTKDGKIPDVEKVLLTDAIGTTLGAVLGTSTVTTYIESAAGIEEGGRTGMTSLVTGLLFLGIGLFIAPLAQAIPSFATAPALVIVGYYMISAIKNVDFSDATEALPAFLVLMAIPFTYSISIGIGLGFISYVVLKVFSGRWKEVHPIMYALAVIFVAYFAYLAGVL, from the coding sequence ATGGAGTGGTTCGAGAGGTACTTCGAGTTTGACAGGTACGGAACCAACATGAAGACCGAGGTTCTCGCTGGAATAACAACGTTCATGACGATGGCGTACATACTCTTTGTGAATCCTCAGATACTCAGCGTTGCCATGGGTAAGGGGGCCTTCGATTCCCTCGTCACGGTTACGGCTCTCTCAGCGGGTATAACAACGATTATAATGGCCCTCTATGCCAAGAAGCCATTCGCCCTTGCTCCTGGAATGGGGCTGAACGGTTACTTTACGTACAGCGTCGTCAAGGGAATGGGCTACGACTGGCGGGTGGCCCTTGCGGCCGTTTTCGTTGAGGGCATCATCTTTATAATACTCACTCTGACGAAGGTCAGAAGCGCCATCATACACGCCATCCCAATGAGCCAGAAGTACGCGGTTGGTGCTGGAATTGGCCTCTTCCTTACGTTCATAGGCCTTAACGATGTGGGCCTCATAACCGCCGCGACTCACAATGGGGTTCTCGATTTCACGGGGATGCACTACGCGGCCCTTGCAACCAAGGCTGGGGTGCTGTTCTTCTTCGGTCTCTTCCTCACGGGAGTGCTCATAGCGATGCGCATTAAGGGTGCCCTGCTAATCTCTATACTGACGACGAGCATTTTAGGATGGATTACCGGGGCGGCGCCGTGGCCACACCACCTCTTCTCGGCTCCAACGGTGAGCTACACGTTCATGAAACTCGACTTCAGGGGTCTGTTAAACGTCGGTGCAATCGGCGTCGTCTTCGCGTTCTTCATGGTGGACTTCTTCGACACCATAGGAACCGTTACGGGACTCAGTGCAAAGGCTGGCTACCTGACCAAGGACGGTAAAATCCCGGACGTTGAGAAGGTCCTCCTCACCGATGCCATAGGAACAACGCTCGGTGCGGTTCTCGGCACCTCAACGGTTACCACGTACATTGAGAGCGCCGCGGGAATAGAGGAGGGCGGAAGGACGGGCATGACTTCACTCGTCACCGGCCTGCTCTTTCTGGGCATCGGCCTCTTCATCGCTCCGCTCGCCCAGGCCATACCGAGCTTTGCAACCGCTCCTGCCCTCGTCATAGTCGGCTACTACATGATAAGCGCCATCAAGAACGTGGACTTCAGCGACGCCACCGAGGCACTGCCGGCTTTCCTCGTGCTCATGGCGATACCGTTTACGTACTCAATATCAATAGGCATAGGACTCGGATTCATAAGCTACGTCGTCCTCAAGGTCTTCAGCGGGCGCTGGAAGGAAGTACACCCAATAATGTACGCGCTGGCGGTAATCTTCGTGGCTTACTTCGCCTACCTTGCAGGTGTCTTGTGA
- a CDS encoding metal-dependent transcriptional regulator, translating to MQVSKREEEYLEAMYILHKNKGVIRVKDIAKIMNVKPPSVVDALKKLAEKGLVEYEKYDRILLTDEGRRIAEETYSKHVFLTKFFVDILGIPPEIAEHDACQFEHYVSEVTVKRMKEFAKFIQEQCPYVLKQFLKEKLEE from the coding sequence GTGCAGGTCAGCAAGAGGGAGGAGGAGTACCTAGAGGCTATGTACATTCTCCACAAGAACAAGGGTGTAATCAGGGTTAAGGACATAGCCAAGATAATGAACGTCAAACCTCCGAGCGTCGTTGATGCCCTCAAAAAGCTCGCCGAGAAGGGTCTCGTCGAGTACGAGAAGTACGACAGGATTCTCCTGACCGATGAGGGTAGGAGGATAGCCGAGGAAACTTACTCAAAGCACGTCTTCCTCACGAAGTTCTTCGTTGACATTCTCGGAATCCCGCCAGAGATAGCGGAGCACGACGCCTGCCAGTTCGAGCACTACGTCAGCGAGGTAACCGTCAAGAGAATGAAGGAGTTTGCGAAGTTCATTCAGGAGCAGTGCCCGTACGTCCTCAAGCAGTTTTTAAAAGAAAAGTTGGAGGAGTGA
- the dph5 gene encoding diphthine synthase, translated as MALYFIGLGLYDEKDITLKGLETARKCDKVFAEFYTSLLAGTTIDKVEELIGKPIVRLSREDVELNFEKIVLPEAKEKDVAFLTAGDPMVATTHSDLRIRAKKAGVESYVIHAPSIYSAVAVTGLQIYKFGKSATVAYPEKNWFPTSHYDVIRENRERGLHTLLFLDIKAERNRYMTANEAMEILLQVEEMKKEGVFTPETLVVVLARAGSLNPTIRAGYVKNMINEDFGRQPHVLIVPGRLHIVEAEYLVEFAGAPEDILKET; from the coding sequence ATGGCGCTCTACTTTATAGGCCTTGGACTCTACGATGAGAAGGACATAACGCTCAAGGGCCTCGAAACAGCCAGAAAGTGCGATAAGGTCTTTGCGGAGTTCTACACATCGCTCCTCGCGGGAACGACGATAGACAAAGTGGAAGAGCTCATAGGTAAGCCGATAGTCAGGCTGAGCAGGGAGGACGTGGAGCTGAACTTCGAGAAAATCGTCCTTCCGGAGGCGAAGGAGAAGGACGTCGCGTTTCTTACCGCGGGAGACCCGATGGTGGCGACGACGCACTCTGACCTGAGAATCCGGGCGAAGAAAGCCGGCGTTGAGAGCTACGTGATTCACGCCCCGAGCATCTACTCCGCGGTGGCCGTAACCGGACTCCAGATTTACAAGTTCGGAAAGAGCGCCACCGTTGCCTATCCTGAGAAGAACTGGTTCCCGACGAGCCACTACGACGTAATCAGGGAAAACCGGGAGCGCGGTCTGCACACGCTCCTCTTCCTCGACATAAAGGCCGAGCGGAATCGCTATATGACGGCGAACGAGGCGATGGAGATACTCTTACAGGTGGAGGAGATGAAGAAAGAAGGAGTCTTCACACCCGAAACCCTCGTCGTGGTTCTGGCAAGGGCCGGCTCGCTGAACCCGACGATAAGGGCCGGCTACGTTAAGAACATGATTAACGAGGACTTTGGAAGGCAACCCCACGTCCTAATCGTGCCCGGAAGGCTTCACATCGTTGAGGCTGAGTACTTGGTCGAGTTCGCGGGTGCGCCCGAGGATATTTTGAAAGAAACCTAG